Proteins found in one Pectobacterium atrosepticum genomic segment:
- a CDS encoding ABC transporter permease, with translation MVFSDWIKPGGVLRRLAKRLFQVVITLFGLLILTFVIGRVMPIDPVLAIVGQDADQSTYQQVYQQLGLDKPLYVQFFIYFNSLMHGDLGNALLTGRPVVDDIIRVFPATIELATMAIIVGAGLGVPLGVLAAARRGKWADYVVRFISLAGYSTPIFWVGMMGLLVFYAWLNWVGGAGRVDMAYDGLVENRTGLLLVDSLLAGEWDVFRSALNHLVLPATILGFHSLAYISRMTRSFMLAQLSQEYIITARVKGLSEFRVVWAHAFRNILVQLLTVVALAYGSLLEGAVLIETVFSWPGFGSYLTGSLLLGDMNAVMGCVLLVGLIFVTLNLLSDMLYQIFDPRTNA, from the coding sequence ATGGTTTTCTCTGATTGGATCAAGCCGGGTGGAGTACTGCGTCGTTTGGCAAAACGTCTGTTTCAGGTCGTCATCACGCTGTTCGGGTTATTAATCCTGACCTTCGTGATCGGCCGCGTGATGCCAATCGATCCAGTCCTGGCTATTGTCGGGCAGGATGCTGACCAAAGTACCTATCAACAGGTTTACCAACAGCTGGGGTTGGATAAGCCACTGTATGTCCAGTTCTTTATTTACTTCAATTCACTGATGCATGGGGATTTGGGCAATGCGCTTCTGACTGGGCGACCGGTCGTGGATGACATTATCCGGGTTTTCCCCGCCACCATCGAGCTGGCCACCATGGCGATTATCGTGGGGGCCGGCTTGGGCGTACCGCTAGGCGTGCTGGCTGCGGCACGGCGCGGTAAGTGGGCGGATTATGTGGTGCGTTTTATCAGTCTGGCCGGTTATTCCACGCCGATATTCTGGGTCGGGATGATGGGGCTGCTGGTGTTCTATGCCTGGCTGAACTGGGTTGGCGGCGCTGGGCGGGTTGATATGGCCTACGACGGTCTGGTGGAGAACCGTACCGGTCTGCTGTTGGTGGATTCGCTACTGGCAGGCGAGTGGGATGTGTTCCGCAGCGCGCTGAACCATCTGGTGTTGCCAGCCACGATTCTCGGTTTCCATTCACTGGCCTATATCAGCCGTATGACGCGTAGCTTCATGCTGGCGCAGCTTTCGCAGGAATACATCATTACTGCGCGAGTGAAAGGGCTGTCTGAGTTTCGTGTCGTCTGGGCGCATGCGTTTCGCAATATTCTGGTTCAGCTTCTGACGGTGGTGGCGCTGGCGTATGGCTCTCTGCTTGAAGGGGCGGTACTTATCGAAACGGTCTTCTCATGGCCGGGCTTTGGTTCCTATCTGACGGGCAGCCTGCTGCTGGGCGATATGAATGCGGTTATGGGGTGTGTGCTGCTGGTGGGGTTGATCTTTGTGACGCTTAACCTGCTGTCGGACATGTTGTATCAAATCTTTGATCCGAGGACGAACGCATGA
- a CDS encoding enolase: MKIESIDVTVFTYPTRRVSDSAGHSHPGAENQAKMALLTITADGGQKGYAFAPPEVIRPHIVNAFFRKVLIGQNPFDRERLWQDLVHWQRGSANQLTDRALSIVESALWDLQGRVLNMPVHKLLGGYREKVPAYGSTMCGDELEGGLSTPEEFGQFAEKLVQRGYKAIKLHTWMPPVSFAPSPKIDVKACAAVREAVGPDVCLMLDGYHWYSRSDALYIGRELQKLDFTWFEEPMEEQSMASYSWLTKSLDIDVIGPESLSGKYFSRADWVKEGACDILRAGVQGVGGLWPCLKVASLAESFGMDCEIHGNGAPNLNVVGAIKNCRWYERGLLHPFLDYDEPAAYLNSIVDPMDDEGFVHLPQRPGLGEDINFDWIEEHTLSKE; this comes from the coding sequence AGATGGCGCTGTTGACCATCACGGCGGATGGCGGCCAAAAAGGTTACGCTTTCGCTCCGCCGGAAGTGATTCGTCCTCATATCGTTAACGCTTTCTTCCGCAAAGTGCTGATTGGGCAGAACCCGTTCGACCGTGAGCGCCTCTGGCAGGATCTGGTGCACTGGCAACGCGGTAGCGCCAACCAACTGACCGATCGCGCGCTGTCGATTGTGGAATCCGCACTGTGGGATCTGCAAGGTCGCGTGCTGAACATGCCAGTGCATAAACTGCTCGGCGGCTATCGTGAAAAAGTCCCTGCTTACGGCAGTACCATGTGTGGCGATGAGTTGGAAGGCGGTTTATCTACGCCAGAGGAGTTTGGCCAGTTTGCAGAAAAGCTGGTGCAGCGCGGCTACAAAGCCATCAAGTTGCACACCTGGATGCCTCCGGTGTCGTTCGCACCCAGCCCGAAGATCGACGTGAAAGCCTGTGCGGCGGTGCGTGAAGCGGTTGGCCCAGATGTCTGCTTGATGCTGGATGGCTACCATTGGTACAGCCGCAGCGATGCGCTATACATCGGTCGTGAACTGCAAAAGCTCGATTTCACCTGGTTTGAAGAGCCAATGGAAGAGCAGAGCATGGCATCCTACAGCTGGCTGACCAAGAGCCTGGATATCGATGTGATCGGGCCGGAAAGTCTGTCAGGTAAATATTTCAGCCGTGCTGACTGGGTTAAAGAAGGCGCATGCGACATTTTACGCGCCGGCGTGCAAGGCGTAGGTGGTCTCTGGCCGTGCCTGAAAGTCGCGAGCCTGGCGGAATCCTTCGGTATGGATTGTGAAATTCACGGTAACGGTGCGCCAAACCTCAACGTGGTTGGAGCGATCAAAAACTGTCGTTGGTATGAACGCGGATTGCTGCATCCTTTCCTCGATTACGACGAACCTGCCGCTTATCTGAATTCGATTGTCGATCCGATGGATGACGAGGGCTTTGTGCATCTGCCGCAACGTCCAGGGCTGGGAGAAGATATTAATTTTGACTGGATTGAGGAGCACACCCTAAGTAAAGAATAG
- a CDS encoding ABC transporter substrate-binding protein has translation MKARAILRTLLLGSLCMAATPAILSAKTPDDQLIVGMNMNNMLSLDPAAMTGNEVVGIIVNLYDSLVVLDPANLSNILPSLAKSWSVNDAGNVITFNLVDNAKFHSGNPVTAQDFAWSMKRLLSLNMAQATTWKSYGFTAENVEKMIRAKDANTVEIELPKPNDPKLVIYSLATLGSGSVLDSKTVMQHEKNGDWGNGWLTTNEAGSGPFKLDVWQAKDVLRISKVENNWQGDAKMRRVIFRHMTESQALRLMIEKGDIDVASGMSVPDINALKQDKDVVVDEVKKGTLYYVAMSLKNEYFAKPKVREAVRYLIDYDGVNKTVMLGYGFYHQRPIQKGMDATLPDPGYKLDVPRAKALLAEAGYPNGFETTLRVLSDQPFLNLATSVQSTLAQAGIKAKIISGTGNQVYGAMRDRNFDMLVGRGGGGVDPHPHSSLRSVVYNPDNSDEAKLTNFQGWRTSFYDKPLNDMIDQALLEKDPQKQKQMYIDIQNRYEELFPAIIPVSQMIDSVVLRKDVKGYVPHPSSTTHLREVYKQR, from the coding sequence ATGAAAGCACGAGCAATACTCCGTACCCTGCTGTTAGGTTCACTCTGTATGGCCGCTACACCAGCCATTCTATCGGCAAAAACCCCTGACGATCAGCTGATCGTTGGGATGAACATGAACAACATGCTCTCACTCGACCCGGCCGCCATGACCGGTAATGAAGTGGTGGGCATTATCGTCAATCTCTATGACTCGCTGGTGGTGCTCGACCCGGCCAACCTGAGTAACATCCTGCCTTCTCTGGCGAAAAGCTGGAGCGTCAATGATGCGGGCAATGTCATTACCTTCAATCTGGTAGACAACGCCAAATTCCATTCCGGTAACCCCGTAACGGCACAAGATTTCGCCTGGTCGATGAAACGTTTGCTTAGCCTCAATATGGCTCAGGCCACGACGTGGAAATCCTACGGCTTCACCGCGGAAAACGTGGAGAAAATGATCCGCGCCAAAGACGCTAACACCGTTGAAATTGAACTGCCTAAACCGAACGACCCCAAACTGGTGATCTATTCGCTGGCAACGTTGGGTAGCGGCTCAGTGCTGGACAGCAAAACGGTCATGCAACATGAGAAAAACGGTGACTGGGGTAACGGCTGGCTGACCACGAACGAAGCCGGTTCTGGCCCGTTTAAGCTGGATGTGTGGCAGGCGAAAGACGTGCTGCGCATCAGCAAGGTTGAGAACAACTGGCAGGGCGACGCGAAAATGCGGCGCGTGATTTTCCGCCACATGACCGAATCACAGGCGCTGCGTCTGATGATTGAAAAAGGCGATATTGATGTTGCCTCTGGGATGTCTGTGCCAGATATCAACGCGCTGAAACAAGACAAAGACGTTGTGGTTGATGAGGTGAAAAAAGGCACGCTGTACTACGTTGCAATGAGCCTGAAAAATGAATACTTCGCTAAACCGAAAGTGCGCGAAGCGGTTCGTTACCTGATTGATTACGATGGCGTCAATAAGACGGTGATGCTTGGCTATGGCTTCTATCATCAGCGCCCCATCCAAAAAGGGATGGATGCGACGTTGCCGGATCCTGGCTACAAGCTAGACGTGCCGCGCGCCAAAGCGCTGTTGGCCGAAGCGGGCTACCCGAATGGATTTGAAACCACGCTGCGTGTCTTGTCCGATCAGCCGTTCCTGAATCTGGCGACGTCGGTACAGTCCACGCTGGCACAGGCGGGTATCAAAGCCAAAATCATCTCCGGCACCGGTAATCAGGTTTACGGCGCGATGCGCGATCGTAACTTCGATATGCTGGTTGGCCGCGGCGGCGGTGGCGTCGATCCGCATCCTCACTCCAGCCTGCGTTCTGTTGTCTATAACCCCGATAACAGCGACGAAGCCAAACTGACCAACTTCCAAGGCTGGCGCACGTCTTTCTACGACAAACCCTTGAACGACATGATCGATCAGGCGCTGTTGGAGAAAGATCCTCAGAAACAGAAGCAGATGTATATCGACATACAGAATCGCTATGAAGAACTGTTCCCGGCCATTATTCCGGTGTCGCAGATGATCGATTCTGTGGTGTTGCGTAAGGACGTGAAAGGCTATGTGCCGCATCCGTCCTCCACGACGCATCTGCGCGAGGTGTATAAGCAGCGTTAG